CAGCACCAGCAGCAGTGCCAGGATCAGACCGATGAACTGGCCGATGAACCCCGCCGAGGCATTCAGCGCCACCAGCCCGCACCCGAACAGGATCACCGACGCCAGCACTACCCGCACCCGCACGCTCGGCGTCCAGTGAGCGACGAACGTCTGGATCGCGGTGACGATCGACAGCACCGCGCCATACAGATTCAGCGCGTTGTGGCTGATGATGTTGAGCAGGAACAGCACCATCAGGACCGGCCCCAGCCAGCCAGTGGCCTGCTTGACCGCATCCATCGCATCAGTGCCTTCAGGCACGCACAATACCGCCACCGCCCCGAAGCTGAAACACAGGATGGTGCCCAGGGTCGCGCCGAAATAGGTCGCCCAGAACGGCTTGGCGATACCGATCTCGCGCGGCAGGTAGCGCGAGTAATCGGAGGTGTAGGGCGAGAAGCTGATCTGCCAGATGGTGCCCAGCGACACCGTGGCGATGAAGCCCGACAGGTTGAAGGCCCCGCGACTGAAGAAGTCGGCTGGCAGCTCCTGGGCGAACATCATGATGAAGCCGGCCAGCAGCGCCGAGCCCATCACCCAGGTACCGATGCGGTTCAGGCTATGGATGAAGCGATAGCCGATCACACCAATGGCCGTGGCACTCAGGGCACCGATGACGATAGCCGTGGGCATCGGCACGCTCGGGGCGATGCCGTGGATCGACTTGCCCGCCAGGACGATGTTGGAAATGAAGAAGCCGACATAGATCAGCGCGGTGAAGAACACGATCAGCAAGGCGCCGTAGCGCCCGAACTGGCCGCGGCTCTGCACCATCTGCGGAATGCCCAGCTGCGGTCCCTGCGCAGAGGCCAGGGCGATGACGATCCCGCCCAGCAGATGCCCCATCACGATGGCGACCAGGCCCCACAGCAGGTTCAGGTGGAACACCTGGACCACCATCGCGCCGGTGACGATCGGCAGTGGCGCGATATTGGTACTGAACCAGAGGGTGAAGAGGTCGCGCGCCTTCCCGTGGCGCTCGGAGGGGGGAACATGATCGACCGTGTGATTCTCGACAAACTGGTGTTGCGACGACGGTTGGGACATAGGATTTCAGCTCGAAAGGATCATTTTTATCTTTGTATGGAAACCGCTCGGGGCGGCCTCTCAGCTGAAGACCATATTATGGTATTCCAAACTTTTGACAACACTGCGCTGTGCTTTTTCAGCGCATCTGATCTGCCGTGTGCGCCACTGTGGCGCAGGGCTCTAGTAATCAAGACCAATGAATACGGGGCTTTTACCGTTCATCGTGTGTTCCGGTGCGCGGAAAATTCTGCTTGCAATATAGGTATTACGGTATACCATCAGACACATCAACGATAAAAAACGCGGACCACCGCACGCCCCTTAGAGGTTCACGCCATGATCGACGCAACCGTCTACAAGCACGTCCTGGGCTCCTTCCCCTCCGGCGTCACGGTCATCACCACCCTGGACGACGACGGCTCGGTCGTCGGCCTCACTGCCAGCGCCTTTTCTTCCCTGTCCATGGACCCGCCGCTGGTGCTGTTCTGCCCCAACTACAGCTCCGACTCCTATCCTGTACTGATCAAGCAGAAGCGCTTCGCCATCCACTTGCTGTCCGGCGAGCAGCAGGCCGAAGCCTATGCATTCGCCAAAAAAGGCAAGGACAAGGCCAGCGGTATCGAGTGGAC
The Pseudomonas putida genome window above contains:
- a CDS encoding purine-cytosine permease family protein, which encodes MSQPSSQHQFVENHTVDHVPPSERHGKARDLFTLWFSTNIAPLPIVTGAMVVQVFHLNLLWGLVAIVMGHLLGGIVIALASAQGPQLGIPQMVQSRGQFGRYGALLIVFFTALIYVGFFISNIVLAGKSIHGIAPSVPMPTAIVIGALSATAIGVIGYRFIHSLNRIGTWVMGSALLAGFIMMFAQELPADFFSRGAFNLSGFIATVSLGTIWQISFSPYTSDYSRYLPREIGIAKPFWATYFGATLGTILCFSFGAVAVLCVPEGTDAMDAVKQATGWLGPVLMVLFLLNIISHNALNLYGAVLSIVTAIQTFVAHWTPSVRVRVVLASVILFGCGLVALNASAGFIGQFIGLILALLLVLVPWASINLVDFYLIKKGEYDIASFFRADGGIYGRFNHHAIVAYVCGILVQLPFANTALYVGPYSNIVEGADLSWLFGLLVTVPLYYCLATRGKALKAGRALGVSD
- a CDS encoding flavin reductase family protein, with protein sequence MIDATVYKHVLGSFPSGVTVITTLDDDGSVVGLTASAFSSLSMDPPLVLFCPNYSSDSYPVLIKQKRFAIHLLSGEQQAEAYAFAKKGKDKASGIEWTLSELGNPLLAGATAIIECELWREYEGGDHAIMVGKVHNLIVPEDAPRPMVYCRGKMASLPAFA